One window of the Macaca thibetana thibetana isolate TM-01 chromosome 1, ASM2454274v1, whole genome shotgun sequence genome contains the following:
- the RAB7B gene encoding ras-related protein Rab-7b, translated as MNPRKKVDLKLIIVGAIGVGKTSLLHQYVHKTFYEEYQTTLGASILSKIIILGDTTLKLQIWDTGGQERFRSMVSTFYKGSDGCILAFDVTDLESFEALDIWRGDVLAKIVPMEQSYPMVLLGNKIDLADRKVPQEVAQGWCREKDIPYFEVSAKNDINVVQAFEMLASRALSRYQSILENHLTESIKLSPDQSRSRCC; from the exons ATGAATCCCCGGAAGAAGGTGGACCTGAAACTCATAATCGTCGGAGCCATTGG TGTGGGAAAGACCTCCCTCCTTCACCAGTATGTGCACAAGACGTTTTATGAAGAATACCAGACCACGCTGGGGGCCAGCATTCTCTCCAAGATTATCATATTGGGTGACACAACTTTGAAGCTACAG ATATGGGACACGGGCGGTCAGGAGCGGTTCCGCTCCATGGTGTCCACATTCTACAAAGGCTCCGATGGCTGCATCCTAGCTTTTGATGTCACCGACCTGGAGTCTTTTGAAGCCCTGGATATCTGGCGGGGTGACGTCCTGGCCAAGATTGTCCCCATGGAGCAGTCCTATCCCATGGTGTTGTTGGGGAACAAGATTGATCTGGCAGACCGGAAG GTACCCCAGGAAGTAGCTCAAGGCTGGTGTAGAGAGAAAGATATTCCTTACTTTGAAGTCAGTGCCAAGAATGATATCAACGTGGTGCAAGCCTTTGAGATGCTGGCCAGTCGGGCTCTGTCGAGG tACCAGAGCATCTTAGAGAATCACCTCACAGAATCCATCAAACTCTCGCCAGACCAGTCAAGGAGCAGATGCTGCTGA